In Anthocerotibacter panamensis C109, the sequence CAAGACCCTGGGTCGTGATGTAGCGTTGGAAGCAATAGGCCAAATATTCACAGATCTGGGTATGCTCTGCACTGGGGGTAGCCATAGGTATTAATTGGCCTCGATATAATTCATACAGGACCCCCGGTTCTCCCTGAAAGTCCAGGTATTGGGCGAAGGTCAGCTTTTCAGTTTCGGTTGCTGTGGTTGGAGTCATGGCGGGCTCATTTTTTGCAATCCTAGCCTCATTGTAGAACGTTGAGCAGATCCGCCAAGGTGGACGAGACGCGCCTAGCCCGTCTCAATCGGCAGGTCTTCGCGGCTACCCCATTCGTTCCAGGAACCATCGTAGAGCCGTACGTTGGGATAGCCCAATGCATAGAGCGCAAAGAGGACCGTGCTCGCTGCGACCCCGCCGTTGCAGTAGGCGATGACCGTATCCTCCGGTTGTATCCCGAGTTGGTCGAACTGTGCTTGCCACACAGCGGGGGACTTAAAGCCCCCGGCGGTGAGCAAATCGGGACGCGGCAGGTTCACCGCCCCCGGCAGATGGCCCTTGCGTTGGGTGCGGGTGCGCTCCCCTCGGTAGTGTTGAGCCGGTCGAGCATCCAGGAGCCGCACGCCCGGTTGTCCGAGGAGTTCTGCTAATTCCTCTACCTCGATGCGCCACTCAGGATGGGGACGGGGCACAAATGTCCGGGGTGCATAAACAGGGATGTCGGTACTGACCGGATAGCCCCCGCGCTCCCAAGCCGCCCAACCCCCATCGAGGACTGCAACTTGGTCGTGTCCGTAATACTTCAAGGCCCACCATAGCCGCGTGGCAAACTGAGCGACCCCTTGGTCATAGACAACAACCCGGACCCTATCATCCAGACCAAGCGCACCTAGGCTGCGGGCGAACTGCTCGGGGTTGGCGACTTGAGCTTTGACCGATTGGGTGGGGTCCACAATGTCCACCGTCCA encodes:
- a CDS encoding sulfurtransferase; its protein translation is MLIECSALQEQLTDPTLRIIDIRGTVSHEDLGHGYEKGVYQGSRTQYLAGHIPGAVFVDWTVDIVDPTQSVKAQVANPEQFARSLGALGLDDRVRVVVYDQGVAQFATRLWWALKYYGHDQVAVLDGGWAAWERGGYPVSTDIPVYAPRTFVPRPHPEWRIEVEELAELLGQPGVRLLDARPAQHYRGERTRTQRKGHLPGAVNLPRPDLLTAGGFKSPAVWQAQFDQLGIQPEDTVIAYCNGGVAASTVLFALYALGYPNVRLYDGSWNEWGSREDLPIETG